In the genome of Deltaproteobacteria bacterium, one region contains:
- a CDS encoding VOC family protein, producing MNHRFLRYPIEQYAYYVPDIDAACAKWAQMFGAGPFFMDRHFFAKERPGFVETYRGAPSHPDLTYAWGQCGPDHHIQLIEQHDDTPSIYRDMYTREQTGLHHVAICLPDVSVEKARFEAAGYPSVTEIAVGGRFMVSYVDARALLGCFVELYTENPNSRRNFNEWKAAHYAWDGKTDLIRKTNW from the coding sequence ATGAACCACCGCTTCCTGCGTTACCCCATCGAACAGTACGCCTACTACGTGCCCGACATCGATGCTGCCTGCGCGAAGTGGGCGCAGATGTTCGGGGCTGGTCCGTTCTTCATGGACCGCCACTTCTTCGCCAAGGAACGGCCGGGTTTCGTGGAGACGTATCGCGGCGCTCCCTCGCACCCCGATCTCACCTACGCGTGGGGCCAGTGCGGGCCGGACCACCACATCCAGCTGATCGAACAGCATGACGACACACCGTCGATCTATCGCGACATGTACACCCGCGAACAGACGGGATTGCATCACGTCGCGATCTGTCTGCCGGATGTGAGCGTGGAAAAGGCGCGGTTCGAAGCGGCGGGCTACCCGTCGGTGACGGAGATTGCCGTCGGCGGGCGATTTATGGTGTCGTACGTGGACGCGCGCGCGCTGCTCGGCTGCTTCGTTGAGCTGTACACGGAGAATCCGAACTCGCGGCGCAACTTCAATGAATGGAAAGCTGCCCACTACGCCTGGGATGGAAAGACGGACCTCATCCGCAAGACCAACTGGTAG
- a CDS encoding AMP-binding protein — protein sequence MPSFTEVYSVGALLARAAERAPSDIALRFPGRATLFAELDARAVDAARSLAGLGVGKGDHVGILLPNCAEFVDLLLACALLGAWAVPINARYKARELGYVVENADLRVLVTTDRIEEHVDFVALLEEALPSLAGASDPAALALPEAPKLRAVVLLGENPTRALLPEARFRAARSLVSAEEIARRRARVAVRDIALMMYTSGTTAMPKGCPLTHEALVRTALEAGRTRFELTRADRMWDPLPMFHMSFVLPLLACLDAGAALLSMERFEPGLALRYLRDERATVNFAAFPTITQALLSHPEFDARELHFRLMNNVGPPDLLRQFHAALPFAKHITAYGLTEAGGVTAFSEPGDDAETRATTAGRPFAGIEVSVRDPATNAALPAGARGELCIRGYCLFDGYYKSPEKNAEAFDAEGWFHTGDLGTLDAEGRIAYLGRTKDMLKVGGENVAAVEIEGFLQTHPAVLLAQIVAAPDAKYGEVAAAFVQLRPGHAASESELIEFCRGKIASFKVPRFVRFVDDWPMSATKIQKFKLRERIEKELAG from the coding sequence GTGCCGAGCTTCACCGAGGTCTACAGCGTGGGTGCGCTGCTCGCGCGCGCGGCGGAGCGCGCGCCGAGCGACATCGCGCTCAGGTTCCCTGGGCGCGCGACTTTGTTCGCCGAGCTCGATGCGCGCGCGGTCGACGCGGCGCGCTCGCTCGCGGGGCTCGGCGTCGGCAAGGGCGATCACGTCGGGATCCTGCTGCCGAACTGCGCCGAGTTCGTGGATTTGCTGCTCGCGTGCGCGCTGCTCGGCGCCTGGGCCGTGCCGATCAACGCGCGGTACAAGGCGCGCGAGCTCGGCTACGTCGTCGAGAACGCGGACCTGCGCGTGCTCGTCACGACCGACCGCATCGAAGAGCACGTCGACTTCGTGGCGCTGCTCGAAGAGGCGCTGCCCTCGCTCGCGGGCGCGAGCGATCCCGCGGCGCTCGCGCTGCCGGAAGCGCCGAAGCTGCGCGCCGTCGTGTTGTTAGGGGAGAATCCGACGCGCGCGCTGCTGCCCGAGGCGCGCTTCCGCGCGGCGCGCTCTCTCGTCAGCGCGGAGGAGATCGCACGCCGCCGCGCGCGCGTCGCCGTCCGCGACATCGCGCTGATGATGTACACGTCGGGCACCACGGCGATGCCGAAGGGCTGCCCGCTCACGCACGAGGCGCTCGTGCGCACCGCGCTCGAGGCGGGCCGCACGCGCTTCGAGCTGACGCGCGCGGATCGCATGTGGGACCCGCTGCCGATGTTCCACATGAGCTTCGTGCTGCCGCTGCTCGCCTGCCTCGACGCCGGCGCCGCGCTGCTCTCGATGGAGCGCTTCGAGCCCGGCCTCGCGCTGCGATACCTGCGCGACGAGCGCGCCACGGTGAACTTCGCGGCGTTCCCGACGATCACGCAGGCGCTGCTCTCGCATCCCGAGTTCGACGCGCGCGAGCTGCACTTCCGGCTGATGAACAACGTCGGCCCGCCCGACTTGTTACGGCAATTCCACGCAGCGCTGCCGTTCGCGAAGCACATCACAGCCTACGGCCTCACCGAAGCCGGGGGCGTGACCGCGTTCAGCGAGCCGGGCGACGACGCCGAGACGCGCGCGACCACGGCGGGCCGCCCGTTCGCCGGCATCGAGGTCTCGGTGCGCGATCCCGCGACGAACGCGGCATTGCCCGCCGGCGCGCGCGGCGAGCTCTGCATCCGCGGGTACTGCCTGTTCGACGGGTACTACAAGTCGCCCGAGAAGAACGCCGAGGCGTTCGACGCCGAGGGCTGGTTCCACACCGGCGATCTCGGCACGCTCGATGCCGAGGGCCGCATCGCCTACCTCGGGCGCACCAAGGACATGCTCAAGGTCGGCGGCGAGAACGTCGCCGCGGTGGAGATCGAGGGCTTCCTGCAGACGCACCCCGCCGTGCTGCTCGCGCAGATCGTCGCCGCGCCCGACGCGAAGTACGGCGAGGTCGCCGCCGCCTTCGTGCAGCTGCGGCCTGGCCACGCCGCGAGCGAGTCCGAGCTGATCGAGTTCTGCCGCGGCAAGATCGCGAGCTTCAAAGTTCCGCGCTTCGTGCGCTTCGTCGACGACTGGCCGATGTCGGCGACGAAGATCCAGAAGTTCAAGCTGCGCGAGCGGATCGAGAAGGAGCTGGCGGGATGA
- a CDS encoding dehydrogenase translates to MATFMFLILDADVPEKEAAGRGSGIEAMSKYAGELAQAGKMKGGAPLVPAKQARTLGRDRKGKVKVIDGPFTESKEIVSGYFLIEAKDRREAVSLARRCPHLSIGRIEVREVMEI, encoded by the coding sequence ATGGCGACCTTCATGTTCCTGATTCTCGACGCGGACGTTCCCGAGAAGGAGGCCGCGGGGCGCGGCTCGGGCATCGAGGCGATGAGCAAGTACGCGGGCGAGCTCGCGCAGGCCGGCAAGATGAAGGGCGGGGCGCCGCTCGTGCCGGCGAAGCAGGCGCGCACGCTCGGCCGCGACCGCAAGGGCAAGGTGAAAGTGATCGACGGACCCTTCACCGAGTCGAAGGAGATCGTGTCGGGCTACTTCCTGATCGAGGCGAAGGACCGGCGCGAAGCAGTCTCGTTGGCGCGGCGCTGCCCACACCTTTCGATCGGGAGGATCGAGGTGCGCGAGGTCATGGAGATCTAG
- a CDS encoding beta-lactamase family protein produces the protein MSGAEALRVQGTVAPGFESVRALYEHEMRTMAEHHTQLCVYHRGERVVDLWAAPEGDAFSPDSLVNVFSSGKSLEAIAMAYLVGRGLLDYGAPVARYWPEFAANGKGELTVADVLRHEGGMAAFQSSLDADDLVPARLKQNKVGAVIEAHALRYPTGGRGRREYHAITRGWILNEVFRRVDPARRTMGEFYDEEVRRPLEADVIIGVREAELGRIVKVKPLGLLFLFLQSLLPKALGRKIKHHFFHTLGRLLRLLPGFRHSTIRGAPPAYKGMTGLGFFNERSVALGETPSAGAKCSARGLAKLAAVMAGRGRFAGREVVSEAGWKAMHDAPVEAFMGFAPTAFTQGGVNRFAAVDPNAPELARAFNIGREGYYGWMGLGGSIFQWHPEREIGFAFVPTALHVLDLLNERGKLYQAEVVRCVERLET, from the coding sequence ATGAGCGGCGCTGAGGCGCTTCGCGTTCAGGGTACGGTCGCGCCCGGGTTCGAGTCGGTTCGCGCGCTCTACGAGCACGAGATGCGCACGATGGCCGAGCACCACACGCAGCTGTGCGTGTACCACCGCGGCGAGCGCGTGGTCGATCTGTGGGCGGCGCCCGAGGGCGACGCGTTTTCACCCGACTCGCTCGTGAACGTCTTCAGCAGCGGCAAGAGCCTCGAGGCGATCGCGATGGCGTACCTCGTGGGCCGCGGGCTGCTCGATTACGGCGCGCCCGTCGCGCGTTATTGGCCCGAGTTCGCGGCGAACGGGAAGGGCGAGCTCACCGTTGCGGACGTGCTGCGGCACGAAGGCGGCATGGCCGCGTTTCAGTCCTCGCTCGACGCGGACGACTTGGTGCCCGCACGCCTCAAGCAGAACAAAGTGGGCGCGGTCATCGAAGCGCACGCGCTCCGCTATCCGACGGGTGGCCGCGGGAGGCGCGAGTACCACGCGATCACGCGCGGCTGGATCCTGAACGAGGTGTTCCGGCGCGTCGATCCCGCGCGTCGCACGATGGGCGAGTTCTACGACGAAGAGGTCCGCCGCCCGCTCGAGGCCGACGTGATCATCGGAGTGCGCGAAGCGGAGCTCGGGCGCATCGTGAAGGTGAAGCCGCTCGGTCTGCTCTTCTTGTTCCTCCAAAGCCTCTTGCCCAAGGCCCTCGGTCGCAAGATCAAGCACCACTTCTTCCACACGCTCGGCCGGCTCTTGCGATTGCTTCCGGGCTTCCGTCACTCGACGATCCGCGGCGCGCCGCCGGCGTACAAGGGCATGACGGGTCTCGGCTTCTTCAACGAGCGCAGCGTCGCGCTGGGCGAGACGCCGTCGGCCGGCGCGAAGTGCTCCGCGCGCGGGCTCGCGAAGCTCGCGGCGGTGATGGCGGGCCGCGGGCGCTTCGCCGGCCGCGAGGTCGTGAGCGAGGCGGGGTGGAAGGCGATGCACGACGCGCCCGTCGAGGCGTTCATGGGCTTCGCGCCGACGGCCTTCACGCAAGGCGGCGTCAACCGCTTCGCCGCGGTGGACCCGAATGCACCGGAGCTCGCGCGCGCCTTCAACATCGGGCGCGAGGGTTACTACGGCTGGATGGGCCTCGGCGGCTCGATTTTCCAGTGGCACCCCGAACGCGAGATCGGCTTCGCGTTCGTGCCGACGGCGCTCCACGTGCTCGACCTGCTCAACGAGCGCGGGAAGCTGTACCAGGCGGAAGTGGTGCGCTGCGTCGAGCGGCTGGAGACGTGA